GAACTTTTCACACAGATCcagaatgtttatttttttattggtcTCCTctttttagataatattttgttaaatatttattaaatattttaaatatattttattaaatattttacgcggACGTGCACTCAATATTAATGATGGGTTCAAGCAGAGTTTTAATTCTGTTTTTGATGTTCACACTTTTATCACACTCACATAATCACACTTTTGTTTTGATCACATCTTCATTTTTATCACACTCTTGTTAGAGATTTATACTTAAGTTTTTAGACAATGTAGTTTAAGTTTAAATGGTGAATCggctatttttgtttataaatttatgttgaaCCTGTGTGTTTGAGTTCCACATATTTCACTGCGGAATAATGTTGATATAATGTCATGCATATGTTAATACAAAGCTTGGGATTATTAAGTCTAAATGCAGATATTAATCAACTATTGATATATCTTCTACTAAAATCACTTTTGAgacaaaaaaacatatttatttatacaaataatatatttgcctGGAATAAGCAATAATCTCTGTatgaatcaatttatattcatttatattcatattaattagaCACATCAATCAATATTCCTTTTTATACCtaagtttaattaaagaacTAACTAATGCGAATGTATGCATGTTTTACAGATAAAAACTTGTGCGTCTTTGGTGTTACAAATCGGgatattcgttccgtcgtaattttatatcataataaaacgCGTGCCGGGAGTGTCGTTAATGCCGCGAGTGACGTGATAGTTTCGCGCGAGTACAAAACGCGATACAATTtggttcgattcgcctgcgacgtcgggagtgccgtttgaAGTGCCGCACGATTTTTACATTCGGGTACGCGCGTGAGCAATGCGCGCATCGTGACGCGTGTGATAGTTTCGCGCGAGTACGAAACGCCGTAATCTAGCGAATCGTATGGACGAACACATTTGCGCcgaatgataaatattgagaCACGATCGAACACGATCCCTCTTTGAgggattttttcttttcaacttTGGGCTCGGCTCGGGGGAGAAAAGGATCGATTTTTATCATGAAATCCCGATTACGGACCAAAAAGGCATCTGCAATGTCTGACGTGCCAACATATGTCATGCCGGAAAGCATGGGGTTGCTTAATTGCAACTATGACACATATGATCGACGGCATTGAAGTCAATCCAGCGACTTTGCTAGTTCCGTCAGTTAGGCACCGAAATGCTGCTGAGATGCTcggtatctagtcggttgattccATGACTAATCGCACCTTATCTTCTTCGAGTTTACGttttgccttctgttttgagaaAATCGTGCCTTAATTGGTAAATacggtcgtctgaaacgcggacggaattcgcgcgtaacgtcacgaatataaagtttaatgtgcgcagtaattattttataaatattaattatttcaaacactaatctgcatttatttttttattttacagatcaactttctgcgcgtaatcggtgctacaaaatatattcgttccgtcatatagtataacaaaatgcgcgtcgggagtgccgttaatgccgagagttatagcgaatctatagatgaacgcatttttgctgtatgacaaatattgggacacgattttttttgactttaggcttggctcgggggagggaaaggtcggtttcaatcataaaatctcgactacggcagggcaatcttcggttctacgtgcagcgcgctagttgtacagatagccggactgtcaaaggtagtcgaggacggctactggagttagtcaaacgctaccgattgcttttcagatgtcttgtatctagtcggttgattgaaTGACTAATcgcacctcatcttcttcgagcttatctttgccctctgttttgagagaatcgtgccccaattggtaaatgtggtcgtctgaaatgcggacggaattcgcgcgtaacgtcacagcttggacaattcggttcgattcgcctgtgacgtcgggagtgccgtttgaAGTGCCGCGCGATTTTTACATTCGGGTATGCGCGCGAGCAATgcgcgcgtcgcgacgcgtgTGAGTGCTTGGGACAGCCACTGAGAGGAAGACGAGGTCTAGGAGGCATCGGGCGACGGCGATGCAGCATTGtggtaagtaatttatcataaaaaatgcaaatttggcAATAATGGACAGGCTATCTTGATATGCATGTGAAATTATCTTTCATAGATAATTCCGCGGATAACCATCTTTCAATAATCATGGATACATTCACATTATTTAGTTTGATGATAAATTCAGCTTTGTGTGAGAGATTTATAAACTCCTAACTTGCATCAACATGTCACTTTACGCGTTTAAAACTGTTcatctatttaaatattatttgtttcacaCTTTTggatttagaatataaaacaatacataaattattggATCGAGAGATTTAAATAATGGAAAGAGATATATTGaccatttattaataattaattaaaaatctaaaaaataggATTATgaagttatatatatagttatagtTCTGATCTGAACGCTTATATTATacctttaaatttaatgagcAAGAAAAgactaaaattattagttaaatTTGTTCAAATTATATATGGATATTCTTTACAAAGTTTTGAAACTCAACTATTACTTTTTATGTAAGTTTTTACGCCATGCTACATGCAAAGATTTCAATGTTGATTGTATCTTAAGatacattgaaaaattttcataaaaataagttgAGAAAATGCTTATTCCTGGATAAAAACTAGCTATGTCTGCGACAAAGCAAAGAGAGGCGAGTGTACACGGAcgtttatatacatacaaaatatgtatatatgtatagtatacgTGTTACGAACTGATCCCATTTTCCAAGCCTACAGAGAGAACAAATTGCGattttacgagaaaaaaatgagataccGTCGATAGTAGTCGATTCGACGCGAGAGTACATCTTTCCACAGGAAATTTGTACGTCGTTAAGTAACGGATTATAATCATCGTTTAAGTCCTCGTCACTCTTTAGTTTCGCAATGATCTTGCGATTTTGTTTCGTACCGACTGATTGCATAGCTAAAAGCACATTGGGGGACTGAATGCCGAGGGAAGATATCAACGCGTCCGTCCCGTATACGAATGTCGCGCCGAGGAGAAATCCAACTGCGACCGGCACGAACGCGAACTCGCCGTTGTGTCCGTATATCTTGCTCTCGGTTGCCATTTCGATCGCTGGTGCGAGCAATGACCAGTAACTCGCAGCTACCATCACGCCAGCGGCGAACCCCAGGCTGACATCGAGGAGCTTACGCTGAAACGGAAACGCATAATTAGATATATGCGGCTCCTATGTTAGAAAATGTAGATAAAGGGGGTGAAAAAAGGAGATAAATTTCGTCATTTCTGATCCGTTTCTGCTTTGTAACCTTATTTcttcttgataatttttaaagttgttatacacatatttatctTCCAATAATGCTTAAACCATAATTAGCCCTTCTTTTGGTTTATATCAtcatccttttttttatttctcttctttttcttcaagaATATAGATCGCgatcctaaaaaaaaaaaataaaaaaaaaaaaacaatttattaatcgaaaagttgttaaaacattagcaataaaatttaaagtttccttagaattgtatatataaattaattttcgctgCTTTCGTTAAATTCAAAAAGTAACATgtaattctaatttctgtCGAAATATTCGAGGTGTggcttatacatatttactgAAACGTGCGTTAATCGCTTACGAGAGAAATTGAGAAACTGTATcagcattttataaaaagtgttTGCCTTATCTCGTATATCAACGCATGAAAATATGATCGGTAGCATCAACTTCTATCTCTTGCATCGTAAAATTGTGATATCAATTAGATAATCCTTAAAGCAAATAATAACGTAATGCTAAGATTTTAGTCAAATATTGACAAAAGAATGCCCAAAACGGTCTCTccctgattttttatttacttaagaAGTAtagttcaaaaatataaaaaccgattttttatataaattaaaaataatatttacaaaaatttgcgATATTCATCGAGTTATAATaatctgatttatttttacgaagtTCACATAACAAAACATAGAATGgacatcatttattatattagcaatatattGGATATAATATCGTAAcctttttgtataaaaaaattaatttctttttgcaaatagtagtaaatatttactgcgcgtattataaaatttctttcacgTGGCATTGTTTTTCTGTTTCAAGATTTGTAGTTTTACTTACTTGACATTGTAAATTTGTAATCTTATCATAGAACTGTTCAACGAATACGCATACATTTCATTGtgttaaaagcaaaatttattatgcaatagaTAATGTTGCGCATTAGAAggaaactattatttttatagttgcCATTTCCATGAAAGTTTGATATcagatattgataatattgagaaaaaaatatatatatttgctatcTCATAAGAAATAaggaaaagatatatataatgtaaaagatgattttaaaaatatataaaatctaatgaCGCAATCATCActttttctaacaatataaAGGCTTATTATGACATTgccatataaataattttatttactttaaatttgtttagaaAGTAATTAGAATTGAATGcagttaaagaaaaatatcttattagtatttatatcaattaaataattaacctTCAAGtttatcacataaaatttGCAAGCTATATAATTTCCACAAGTTGCTTCCGTAATTTACATATGttcagttttataatattgcaaaaagcgaattaattaaatcattgaAGACTATTTATCGAgtaatttgatgaaaatggAAGACAGAAATTATCGTTGAAGTCCGCATCGTGCATAAAATtctgtttatattataaacaattacacacatttatatcataaacGTGCATATTTCTGCttagagaaattaaatacGATATTGAACGTAATACGTACGACTTTGTTTGCATTATTAGTTGCATTTTTGTATGCATATTTATGATCATTGTTTATGGTGACATGCAAATCTATCTGGATAGATTTTAACAACGTGAAAGCGTGCGATATATACGACGAGTCGTTCTCGTAATACATGCATGGATTAAATCGCATGGAGGAAGCAGCGGATTATGCGAGCTCGCCAATCGCCGCAAGGTGGAGAGAGCCGTTGTTGCTGCGACTTCATTGAACTAGCTCTAAATTTAAATGCATCCAAGTATTCGGCCAAAATAATTCTGCTTACGCAAATGATCAACGTTTCTGTTTTCGCTCGCTCTTGGTAATGACAGTAATCTACtgataacaaaaatttcaaaatttgcgTGCGTCAACAGGATTCTTCTTCCACTACGCAAGTGTCGTTTCAACACATATtgcaaaactataaaaatataaaattgtaaaacttacattttttattcgcaaATTTGCAGCCAAAAAATTCCACTACAGAATTCACTGAAGTTTTTTAATAcactttacataaaattttatatataattttaattattctttataatttaattttttatataatctcttGATCTACAAAATGTAACGAAATGTATAAGTACTCAGTTTTGAGACATTTTGGAGAATGTGAGTTTAACATCTAGATCTCTCAAAGGAACAATTATTACATCATTATTATGGGGTAGAAacgcataaataaaaaatgtaattaacataTTGGGTTTGATTATGTGACAATATAAACtgtaaaattgtaacaaagcagttttttttctttgtaacgTCGAAAACTGTGTTGATTAAAACTTCTCAATAGAGACGTGATTTTTATCAGCATTTATAATGAGAGAGTTGAAATTCAAGGTTTTTTAGACGAACATTATTAAAACTGcaactaaaaaattacatcatATTTGTCACTTATCAAGTATTTatcacagaaaaataaaaagtatagttGAAAGAAACACGTTAATTTCTACTTCAAACAGAGAATGTCACATAAGGGTAGGTGGGCGCGATTAAGGTTAAAGTGTTAAGATTGAGGTTAAGTTTGCCTCGATAACTGTTGGAATTTCGATAGATGTTGAGACGAGTCGCGTGTTAATTAAAGTGTTAAAGagatttatagtaaaaaacgAAGTACCCTTTGCGCGAAAAATGCGATTGTAACACTCACTTGTTTTCCTCGAATAATGACCACGAGAGCGGCGCCGGCCGCAGTGAGAGCCCACGTGAATAGGGTCCCGAGGAGCGCCTGAACAATCGGTGAATGATCCTTGAGCATCGTGCCTTCGTCACATCGGGCAGGTCAAGCGTGGTGTATGGTTGACGCGTGTCTGGAGGCGAGAGCGAACGGGCGAGCACGGACGCGCGAGCCAAAACGACGGCATGCACTCAGTCCCCCGCGCTGTTTATCTCACTTTATCTCAACCACTACGCACACCACCGACACACTATATAATTATGGCTACTACTACTTATCCGAGtgcgaaaaatatgtatgaagCTGCAAGTATAGTGCGCTACGTATTACTGCACTACGACCGCATCGCGCGCGCACTGCTGTCCATCGCCCCGCCGTATTCGTCTATCGCGACTTCCGAATATCGTAGGCGCGCAGGTCACGACGTACGTACGTAACACACGTACGTCGTCTATACATACGTGGATCAGAGTACGCGTGCGTATATGCGTGGGTGCGTATGCATAGCGTGGGTGTGGACGACGGGTAAGAGCACGCAGGGCACCTTCGATTTCTCCCTCACACTGATAAGCAGGGTTGATCACGTACGCCAGCGGGGCACTGCTGCGCGGTCAATGGCCAATGAGTAGGCAGTACGAGGTCCACGTGTGCGAACAAATCTCGCGGCCGTGTCGGCGCCACGTCTCAAGGTCCTGTCCGTACCGGTTATTAACGATGTCAAGGCGATCACCTTGATCATCAATGTCCGACGGTGAAACGCAAACGTCACTCTAAAGGTTTTGAGAAAACAACTGCGTTTTTGCTCGGCTGAACCGCTAACAATAAGTACGCAATTATTGGTTGTGAGGCGCTACTGTCAGCCGCAGTCGTAGCAGACGACACACTTGAGCTGTCAATGTGCAAACATGGCGTCCGCAACGGTAGGTGTACGCCGATCTTTCGTACGTTCTTCCGCATACTGACGCCACATGTTTTTTTTAGTCGTAGCGCCACCGAGTATTCGATTGTCTTGTAGAGCGAAATATAAGTGTCATTTTGTTACGGAGGAGACCGAGAGTAATTGTTCTAATCGTTGGAAGGTCGTTACTCTGACATTCGCTTGCGCATTTCCGTATGTATATTATCGAAGAAACGTTTCCTGCACGATAATTATACGCTCCTACTCTCTGTGGAAGCGAATGTGGGCAAACGGTGTCTTTGGGATTTAACTTCGTGGCTCGCCTTTGTCTTTTTCGTTTTCGAGAAACATTTCACGTTTTGAGTTTCTTCATCCATAACACAGAAATGCAAATTATGCATGATCTTGAAGTAAATTGATAAACGCATGCCTGACACTCCTTTTTCGAATGTTCTGCGATCTATATTTTTAGGTACCTTTACTGATGGATGACGATACAATTGCTTTtggagaggaagaggaggctGCTCAAAATGCCAACAAGCTTAAGTACATATGATGAAGATGCTTGTTAACATAAGTGGaaattatagtatatatagcggatttgtaagataaaatattatttcttataattctaGACACCCGTACGTTACATTGTTTCACTTGGCCTTCAGGATAGCAGCCATAATGGTTTATTTGCTTTGtggaatattttcaaatagtTTTATAGCGAGCTTCGTAACAGTGGTACTACTTTTGTCGATGGATTTTTGGACAGTTAAGAATATCACGGGAAGATTAATGGTCGGCCTTAGATGGTGGAATTATGTGGATGACGATGGCAAAAGTCATTGGGTTTTTGAATCTAAAAAGGTTCGCTTGATTATATACATTCTGATTTATATTTCTAGGATATagtaatgaaaaattactcgagtcttgttaaattttgatttctgATTTACAAGAAggtgtattttaaaaacaggCTTTTGTTTCTTGCATTATAACAAGAATTTAATTCtgtattgaagaaaatataatcttatattatgTTGTTTATAAGTTTTAGTTATAgtgttacataaattatattaaaatgcagctttcaattattaaatatcattttttatcagtCACGTTCCAGTGGATGCTGGTTTAATTGGATTCAATATTTCAAGGTTCAGCTGTTGTTCATTAACGCCCTTGACATTTTCTACATCATTGTTACTGcttatacattattttgatataataaaattatgtcttGTTGCAGCtgctaattatatattgtggATATTTACCTTGTAGCTGATAAAATGAACTAGATTAGTTACACATAGTTATTTAAACATagttcttatatataaatccAATGTCTGCTAGTGCCCTGTGTTTCAGGGTGCACAACAGAACCGCATTAATGCAACAGAGGCGCGAATCTTTTGGTTGGCTCTGATATTATGCCCATTTTTTTGGTCAATATTATTTGTCACCGGATTGTTCGGTCTCAGATTCAAATGGCTTTTGATCGTCTGCATTGCCATTGTTTTGAATGGTGCAAATCTATATGGCtatgttaaatgtaaaatgggaaatgatcaaaatatttcagcaGCAACCAGTGACTTCATCAGGAAACAAGTTAttcaaaatgtatatcttttgtgaagattaatataatcaaatgtaatttgtcatataattttttttatattcatatactATTGTTATTTTGCTGTAGGTTTCTTCAATGATGACTAGGAGTCCTCCAACAAATAATTCCAATCAACCAActaatgtaatataaacttGTGAATTTATAAGCGCTAATGTGTCatctaaaattcatatttatatgatggataatttaataaatatttacaaacagtttgtacataataatatcGAACATTATCTTTTAagtattctataataaatcgTTACCAACCTGTATCTTTCATtgttataatttgatacttatttttttatccacaGTATCCATTATATCGGTGTTTCTTGATGCTACCAAGTAAAGggcttttatattaaagaagTGAACAATTTTTACGTTAGTACTAGTTTATTAATGCCGCAAGGCAATACATAATGTACACGGTATTTTTCCTTGTCAACAGACTTTTCCtattacacaatatttattttttatagttgttAATTAGTAACATTGCATTTATCATGTTTACCTCAGCCTGTTGTATTCTTTCTGGCAAGAAAGtatcacaaaataatttccCATTCTTTCAACGATATTTAGTATTTGACTTATTCTTTGCTTTTAAATTCATATTCTTCTTCGGATCCGCGACCGCAGTCACTTTACTTGATTCATCTACAGATGAATTTGAGGCGATCTTATACACACAGTAACAAACTCGCTATATTGCACGGAGCTAAATGAGCCGATTGTATTTCGTTATATTATCAAAACTGCTCCGAAAACGCGAGTTGTGTACGTTTTCAAGAAGAAGAATACAACAAACCACATATTGCTATACATTTTAggtcataaaaaattataaagactAACAAGGGTCACGCTACTAAAGTACAACGTACACGAAAGTTTTGGAATGATACAAAAAACTTagttattacaattattacgttataatataaatgtacgaaTATGTCGTGGACTTCCTTGTAGCGATAATTTTAGTGAGTATAGATTAACGATACCAACTTATAACTAAtagtatatttatacaataatttaattccgTCATTCATAACGTATTTTAGCCTGGAACTTTTTAAATGTGAAGCCATTAAGAAATTTCGTGAAGTACatatatcgataataattatattgaagtTTCAACTTGATAAATTTTGCCACGAAAGTTTTGCCAAGTGTGCTATTAAAACTTAACacgttatataattatcagaagaatatttaatgagGATGAACGTTTAATGAATTGTTACAGATGAGAATACCTATAATgatttgaaagttatttttagcaaaagtctttaatttctctctttttttaagaACGTTGTAATAAAATCCATAGTGTGTACAGGGCGTTTGACTTTTAAAGTTTAAGAGCTACTGAGTTATTTATtgagaaatgtttttataatgagAAGAACCACTTCATTGAAATGAGGAAATAATCAATgtagtttaattttatgtgtTGTAAactataaatgaataattgtaCAATGGATTGCAGATTGCAGAAtgggataaaaatatttcaatggaaataaattagtattatttacaGGTGAAGCCTGCCAATGTACAAcacataattgttaaaatatcatttattcttATCCTAAATGCCTTTAACATATCGTTTTGAGTTTTGTGTTTAGCGGTCTcagtcatatattttaatgtaagaGAGAGCTAATAAACATTATCCAGTCATACACCATGTATAACATTTCATTAGCAGTAGCTTGAAGAGTGTGAGTCAGCTCTGGTGAAtcgttaaatatcaattacagTCTTTGAACTTATCCATTTACTTTGaacttaagaaaataaaagatgccGCAGAGAACCGTATATTCTACCATACTGTACAAAAGAATAGTTATGACTTAATTTGCGTGAGAACATTCAATagcagcaaaaaaattatatatatatgtatatagaaaaaaaatatataaaaaaaatttattaacgcattttacatataatttaaattgtcaaaagaaaataatagtataaaaaatattgtataaatataccCTTTTCTAACtcaaattaagaataattgcaCAATTAATTGTAAGTAAATAGCTATTTATGATTACACTGAAGGCCAAACATTGAGagttatgataaaaaattgttgccAACTGAAAACACTTAACATAATAacttataatatatcattaatgcaaattaaaaatattagtattatGTGATGAAACTTATAAGATGTAAGacaaattatagaattatttttataaatagtattaccattattattatacgtagtagtattattttcattataaattagTGAAAAATGCCATCGTTA
Above is a genomic segment from Linepithema humile isolate Giens D197 chromosome 6, Lhum_UNIL_v1.0, whole genome shotgun sequence containing:
- the LOC105674735 gene encoding uncharacterized Golgi apparatus membrane protein-like protein CG5021 isoform X1 is translated as MQIMHDLEVPLLMDDDTIAFGEEEEAAQNANKLKHPYVTLFHLAFRIAAIMVYLLCGIFSNSFIASFVTVVLLLSMDFWTVKNITGRLMVGLRWWNYVDDDGKSHWVFESKKGAQQNRINATEARIFWLALILCPFFWSILFVTGLFGLRFKWLLIVCIAIVLNGANLYGYVKCKMGNDQNISAATSDFIRKQVIQNVSSMMTRSPPTNNSNQPTNVI
- the LOC105674735 gene encoding uncharacterized Golgi apparatus membrane protein-like protein CG5021 isoform X2, producing the protein MASATVPLLMDDDTIAFGEEEEAAQNANKLKHPYVTLFHLAFRIAAIMVYLLCGIFSNSFIASFVTVVLLLSMDFWTVKNITGRLMVGLRWWNYVDDDGKSHWVFESKKGAQQNRINATEARIFWLALILCPFFWSILFVTGLFGLRFKWLLIVCIAIVLNGANLYGYVKCKMGNDQNISAATSDFIRKQVIQNVSSMMTRSPPTNNSNQPTNVI
- the LOC105674735 gene encoding uncharacterized Golgi apparatus membrane protein-like protein CG5021 isoform X4, with protein sequence MASATVPLLMDDDTIAFGEEEEAAQNANKLKHPYVTLFHLAFRIAAIMVYLLCGIFSNSFIASFVTVVLLLSMDFWTVKNITGRLMVGLRWWNYVDDDGKSHWVFESKKNRINATEARIFWLALILCPFFWSILFVTGLFGLRFKWLLIVCIAIVLNGANLYGYVKCKMGNDQNISAATSDFIRKQVIQNVSSMMTRSPPTNNSNQPTNVI
- the Zip48C gene encoding zinc transporter ZIP11 isoform X4 translates to MLKDHSPIVQALLGTLFTWALTAAGAALVVIIRGKQRKLLDVSLGFAAGVMVAASYWSLLAPAIEMATESKIYGHNGEFAFVPVAVGFLLGATFVYGTDALISSLGIQSPNVLLAMQSVGTKQNRKIIAKLKSDEDLNDDYNPLLNDVQISCGKMYSRVESTTIDGFYEQNSRRRQLTNINRTEPAEIGTVYEDPNNEAKNNQWRRILLLVVAITIHNIPEGLAVGVGFGAVGSSASATFENARSILPIQLITQVTKVNYEVSEVADFKYYRRHCSLMQNRKKKNLMR
- the LOC105674735 gene encoding uncharacterized Golgi apparatus membrane protein-like protein CG5021 isoform X5, whose protein sequence is MDDDTIAFGEEEEAAQNANKLKHPYVTLFHLAFRIAAIMVYLLCGIFSNSFIASFVTVVLLLSMDFWTVKNITGRLMVGLRWWNYVDDDGKSHWVFESKKGAQQNRINATEARIFWLALILCPFFWSILFVTGLFGLRFKWLLIVCIAIVLNGANLYGYVKCKMGNDQNISAATSDFIRKQVIQNVSSMMTRSPPTNNSNQPTNVI
- the LOC105674735 gene encoding uncharacterized Golgi apparatus membrane protein-like protein CG5021 isoform X3, which encodes MQIMHDLEVPLLMDDDTIAFGEEEEAAQNANKLKHPYVTLFHLAFRIAAIMVYLLCGIFSNSFIASFVTVVLLLSMDFWTVKNITGRLMVGLRWWNYVDDDGKSHWVFESKKNRINATEARIFWLALILCPFFWSILFVTGLFGLRFKWLLIVCIAIVLNGANLYGYVKCKMGNDQNISAATSDFIRKQVIQNVSSMMTRSPPTNNSNQPTNVI